One window from the genome of Paraneptunicella aestuarii encodes:
- a CDS encoding DUF2169 domain-containing protein: MKLIKPMKMGLLHKTYTFRFEHHTVISPLVFFQLADHDSLETEHPHIGEVLTENMQWPLIMEALGQDILDMVMPKPNAEVLVAGSAFNPAPETNTFQAAIELGNVRKALNLFGEREWKKALVGYSATQALPVQSVSLSAANSFGGEGFQDNPKGSGYYEDRSKSPLRLAPIEDLHFNVTSIRQKPAPAGFGQLDMTHSQRAKYNGDYTKKDWLENHCPALAPDTDMRLFQAARDDQQFKGYLQGNEAYTLINLNESFPVISGILPDIRPRAFITRNPLFASEQGKSPLAIEELSLNLDTVWFFPNQRIGCLIYRGQTKVNDPDGLDISNVMLAYEKQADEPRPIAYYQQVLEERLDPEIGALVSMDESQLSPVKTEQQLAQEQQEIEDEKAQAAEIMAEQQAQTIEDIKAANNGKLPEGFTAPTLPEPKILISKAAIARGDFNAKALVDDAKQQKAELEAKQAQLQAQFDQEKSKAEAKKATADPDILAAAEKKEPLSVTFPKLKAMAADRGIELDEEQMAKLEELQLQAPKFNMSPLENRPEDAIAQQKRAVFIAALEAGEALNARDWSGCDLSHLDLSGQDLSQCNFENCNFEGSLLNQSNLSGTAFTGARLIKTQFNAANLQEANLSSAVGTQASFNQSKMEKTIIAKAFLSNCNFSHCHFTQATIMESVLTGSQFNHCKVVKSVLVGSHLPDCDFNHSQIEMTSVMKCNLALTRWNESQMERCAFLDCQLPVSSFAQAKLNKCQFSGKNDLNGSQFSKAQLEQCGLRRISGNYLRAVSTLFNQCDMGDSEFKYARFTKAQCIQAIMSDSIFLGADFSQANLYTSLLRKTRLLHCNLTKANFLETDSVMTIANYSNYKDALNVAPLALRRWKDAERNAA, translated from the coding sequence ATGAAATTGATTAAACCAATGAAAATGGGACTCTTGCATAAAACCTACACATTCAGGTTTGAGCATCATACTGTCATTTCGCCATTGGTCTTTTTCCAATTAGCCGACCATGATTCTCTGGAAACCGAACACCCACATATTGGTGAAGTGTTAACAGAGAACATGCAATGGCCATTAATTATGGAAGCGTTAGGACAAGACATCCTCGACATGGTAATGCCCAAGCCTAACGCAGAGGTATTGGTTGCTGGTAGCGCATTTAATCCAGCCCCGGAAACTAACACATTTCAGGCTGCAATTGAGCTCGGTAATGTTCGAAAAGCCTTGAACCTGTTTGGCGAAAGAGAATGGAAAAAAGCGCTGGTAGGGTATAGCGCAACCCAGGCACTTCCCGTGCAATCAGTTTCGTTATCTGCCGCCAACAGTTTTGGTGGAGAAGGCTTTCAGGATAACCCCAAAGGAAGTGGTTATTATGAAGATCGTTCTAAATCTCCACTGCGCTTAGCGCCTATAGAAGATTTGCATTTTAACGTTACGTCCATCCGTCAAAAACCCGCTCCGGCAGGATTTGGACAGTTGGATATGACCCATTCCCAACGCGCCAAATATAACGGGGACTACACTAAAAAAGATTGGTTAGAAAATCACTGCCCTGCTCTGGCTCCCGACACGGATATGCGCTTATTTCAGGCCGCCAGAGACGATCAACAATTTAAAGGCTATCTGCAAGGCAACGAAGCCTACACGCTGATCAATCTGAATGAATCCTTCCCGGTAATTAGCGGGATACTTCCCGACATTCGACCGCGAGCATTTATTACTCGCAATCCTCTTTTTGCCAGTGAACAAGGGAAATCCCCTCTGGCTATAGAAGAGTTATCGCTCAATTTAGACACAGTCTGGTTTTTCCCTAATCAACGCATTGGCTGCCTTATTTATCGCGGTCAAACCAAAGTGAACGACCCGGATGGATTGGACATTAGCAATGTCATGCTCGCTTATGAAAAGCAAGCCGATGAGCCTCGCCCAATTGCCTACTATCAACAGGTATTGGAAGAACGTCTGGATCCAGAAATTGGGGCTTTGGTAAGCATGGATGAATCTCAATTATCCCCGGTTAAAACCGAGCAACAACTGGCTCAGGAACAACAGGAAATAGAAGATGAAAAAGCTCAGGCAGCCGAAATTATGGCTGAACAACAAGCTCAAACCATTGAAGACATCAAGGCCGCGAACAATGGCAAACTGCCTGAAGGTTTTACGGCGCCTACATTGCCAGAACCCAAAATACTAATATCAAAAGCGGCTATCGCTCGTGGAGACTTCAATGCCAAAGCGTTAGTAGACGACGCCAAACAGCAAAAAGCGGAATTAGAAGCCAAACAAGCGCAATTACAAGCCCAGTTCGACCAGGAAAAGAGCAAAGCTGAAGCCAAAAAAGCAACCGCTGACCCGGATATTCTTGCAGCAGCAGAAAAGAAAGAACCACTTTCCGTTACATTTCCCAAATTAAAAGCCATGGCTGCAGACCGAGGCATTGAGCTGGATGAAGAACAAATGGCAAAGCTTGAAGAACTACAGCTTCAAGCACCCAAATTCAATATGAGCCCGTTAGAAAACAGGCCTGAAGACGCCATTGCCCAACAAAAACGTGCGGTATTCATCGCCGCACTTGAAGCTGGTGAAGCTCTGAATGCCAGAGATTGGTCGGGTTGCGACTTATCTCATCTGGATTTATCAGGCCAAGATTTATCGCAATGCAACTTTGAAAACTGCAATTTCGAAGGTTCGCTATTAAACCAATCCAATCTGTCTGGCACTGCCTTTACCGGCGCGCGTTTAATTAAAACCCAATTTAATGCGGCAAACTTGCAAGAAGCGAACTTATCAAGCGCGGTAGGAACACAAGCATCGTTCAATCAAAGCAAGATGGAAAAAACCATTATTGCGAAAGCCTTCCTAAGCAACTGCAATTTTTCCCATTGCCACTTTACTCAGGCAACAATAATGGAATCTGTGCTGACAGGAAGCCAATTCAATCACTGTAAAGTGGTGAAATCGGTGCTTGTGGGTTCCCACCTTCCCGACTGTGATTTCAACCATAGCCAGATAGAAATGACCAGCGTGATGAAGTGCAACTTGGCCTTAACTCGTTGGAATGAATCGCAAATGGAACGTTGTGCGTTTTTGGATTGCCAACTGCCTGTCAGCAGCTTTGCCCAAGCCAAGCTCAATAAGTGCCAATTTAGCGGTAAAAACGACTTAAATGGCAGCCAATTTAGCAAAGCGCAATTGGAACAATGCGGTTTACGTCGTATATCAGGTAATTATTTACGCGCAGTTAGCACCTTGTTTAATCAATGCGATATGGGTGACAGCGAATTCAAATACGCCAGGTTTACAAAAGCTCAATGTATTCAGGCGATTATGTCTGACAGTATTTTCCTGGGCGCGGATTTTAGCCAGGCGAATTTATATACGTCACTATTAAGAAAAACACGCTTACTACATTGCAATTTGACCAAAGCGAACTTTTTAGAAACGGATTCAGTCATGACTATTGCCAACTACAGCAATTACAAAGATGCGCTGAATGTCGCGCCATTAGCATTACGGAGGTGGAAAGATGCCGAACGCAATGCTGCATAA
- a CDS encoding pentapeptide repeat-containing protein, producing MPNAMLHKKARLFRPIEQPDMVDVQLANIALKDAVFSGVHFTEANFTGATLEKVTFLNCTFDLAVFNQATLEICTFQNCRLLQSNWTDANLSKCTFSRCDLTNALMNQTQIKACTFSECHCPEIQFISARIQESAWFKTELLQSTFKQCVMNNFLMGETDFTHINLLNNDISQGLMLKCQFNQKDFQGTQWRYCTFSESTFNECNFATSNLEGLNFSSATLNQCVFDQARLTQSLFIKAKITDSSFVNCTMPECNFSEAVISQCHWNNSKAEKGQFQKTQFNECQLQQVQFSMADFSHAVFDHSNVTQCQFEFANWHETTRKDGKWKNNNQNMLRKTDPERQKAEQAINAQAA from the coding sequence ATGCCGAACGCAATGCTGCATAAAAAAGCTCGACTATTTCGCCCTATTGAACAACCCGACATGGTAGATGTTCAACTGGCTAATATTGCCCTTAAAGATGCAGTATTTAGTGGTGTGCATTTTACCGAGGCTAATTTTACCGGCGCGACGCTAGAAAAAGTGACCTTCTTGAATTGCACTTTTGATCTTGCTGTTTTTAATCAGGCAACGCTTGAAATCTGTACCTTCCAGAATTGCCGGTTACTGCAATCGAACTGGACTGACGCTAATTTGAGCAAATGTACCTTTAGCCGTTGTGATCTCACAAACGCGTTAATGAATCAAACTCAAATAAAAGCATGCACCTTCTCCGAATGCCATTGCCCGGAAATACAGTTTATATCAGCCAGAATACAAGAATCGGCCTGGTTTAAAACGGAATTGCTTCAAAGCACATTTAAGCAATGTGTAATGAATAACTTTCTCATGGGAGAAACCGATTTCACCCATATCAACCTGTTAAATAACGATATTTCGCAAGGCTTAATGCTGAAGTGTCAGTTTAATCAGAAAGACTTTCAGGGTACTCAATGGCGTTACTGCACCTTTAGTGAAAGCACCTTTAATGAGTGCAATTTCGCCACTTCGAACCTGGAAGGATTGAATTTCTCCAGCGCGACCCTAAATCAGTGCGTCTTTGATCAGGCTCGGCTAACGCAAAGCCTGTTTATCAAGGCCAAAATAACCGATTCGTCCTTTGTTAATTGCACCATGCCAGAGTGTAATTTTTCTGAAGCCGTAATCAGCCAATGCCATTGGAATAACAGCAAGGCCGAAAAAGGACAGTTTCAGAAAACCCAATTTAACGAGTGCCAACTACAGCAAGTGCAATTTTCCATGGCTGATTTTTCCCATGCTGTTTTTGATCATTCGAATGTGACTCAGTGCCAGTTTGAATTTGCCAACTGGCATGAGACTACGCGAAAAGATGGAAAATGGAAAAATAACAATCAAAACATGTTACGCAAAACCGACCCAGAACGACAAAAAGCTGAACAAGCAATAAATGCTCAGGCTGCGTAA
- a CDS encoding DUF3540 domain-containing protein: MNQLNNTYNVTPLPVQPALGMKSGVISYVEGNVYVIDGTLPAQQALSCLIKPTMDDKVLYCVQGDECWILAVLYSTNQGNAAQENTEQDSREIALPNRAPMQMNTRKLTVNASEQIDMNSMGDINLNSVMGKLSMSAKRCYQTIQDSFIQLAKHIVHRGEYIDHQADKLLKTHAAQHLMTADNDIKIDAERINMG; this comes from the coding sequence ATGAATCAGTTAAATAACACCTACAATGTCACTCCGCTTCCCGTTCAACCTGCGTTAGGTATGAAATCGGGGGTAATCAGCTATGTTGAAGGCAATGTATATGTTATCGACGGCACATTACCGGCTCAGCAAGCATTGAGTTGCCTGATCAAACCGACAATGGACGACAAGGTTTTATATTGTGTACAAGGTGACGAATGCTGGATTTTGGCTGTGCTTTACAGCACAAATCAAGGCAACGCAGCCCAAGAAAACACAGAGCAAGACAGTAGAGAAATAGCGCTGCCGAATCGCGCACCGATGCAAATGAATACACGCAAACTCACCGTCAATGCCAGTGAGCAGATTGATATGAACAGTATGGGTGATATCAACCTCAATTCAGTCATGGGCAAGCTCAGCATGTCGGCAAAGCGTTGCTATCAAACGATTCAGGATTCTTTTATCCAGCTTGCCAAACATATCGTGCATCGAGGTGAGTACATCGATCATCAAGCTGACAAGCTGTTAAAAACTCATGCGGCTCAGCATTTGATGACAGCCGACAACGATATCAAGATTGATGCTGAACGCATCAATATGGGATAA
- a CDS encoding PAAR-like domain-containing protein, with translation MPAPTPTPLPNFAFSTMAIPNIFNFFITAMPVHNLGTTTSISTGNEVSAAGGGGVVSNLFIGSKRNSLGSFKTFFSCMPSTRMLDMSLQNGAASNIPGLNLSPCQIKILILA, from the coding sequence ATGCCGGCGCCGACCCCTACGCCATTGCCTAACTTTGCATTTTCAACAATGGCGATCCCCAACATTTTTAACTTTTTCATTACCGCCATGCCGGTTCATAACCTGGGCACCACAACCTCAATTAGCACTGGCAATGAAGTTTCCGCAGCTGGCGGCGGCGGTGTGGTATCAAACCTGTTTATTGGTTCCAAACGTAATTCTCTAGGAAGTTTTAAGACTTTCTTTTCTTGTATGCCTTCTACGCGAATGCTGGATATGAGCTTACAAAATGGCGCAGCAAGCAATATTCCAGGGTTAAATTTATCCCCCTGCCAAATCAAAATACTGATATTAGCGTAG
- the tssK gene encoding type VI secretion system baseplate subunit TssK, with protein sequence MSTLQQIPDQVQWFEGMLLSPQHFQQNNFYFEQLINQKIALTQPFYWGITRLEIDSTAITRNEIHVKQVEGIMPDGTYVRYGLETPEQEKKQPTGDTHLEVDHCLKLELKKLEQVKTGTILTVFLAVPIMSDACASDDESERKRYDSVNVGKIIDNNDINNKVDLVRLRPRLQLLVGEQYDKSKYSGIPLFKLKAINDGDFTQEPFTPPILSVTKTAIPHNVTIGKRLEKLLTDIHNKAKGLRDFFVDRSNDFNIVSNLQKQRIHHMMAHYPNVEMLLNTEQVHPFELYKALVSMVGQIALLHSSNMPPSIPGYYHDDIDATFNTVIQFISEIINEISLNFTAVPFQEIENNKFEVFVDKLPTKDEPFKIVCQHSKGSSPEMLQKWMQSAQISSESYWGDLLLSRISGAERKIVKQFSDLKVTLGDKEVFFEISNTDNLIKENDKLIIGGTEDSLKEHKPAFINWYIAK encoded by the coding sequence ATGAGCACCCTGCAACAAATACCAGATCAAGTACAATGGTTTGAAGGAATGCTGCTTTCTCCGCAACACTTCCAGCAAAACAATTTTTACTTTGAACAGCTCATCAACCAAAAAATAGCTCTAACACAGCCTTTTTATTGGGGCATTACCCGACTGGAAATCGATTCAACCGCGATTACCCGTAACGAAATCCACGTTAAGCAGGTTGAAGGCATCATGCCTGACGGCACTTATGTGCGTTATGGCCTGGAAACGCCCGAACAGGAAAAGAAACAACCTACGGGAGATACTCACCTTGAAGTTGATCACTGTTTAAAGCTGGAACTGAAAAAGCTTGAGCAGGTGAAAACCGGCACGATCCTGACAGTGTTTCTGGCCGTGCCCATTATGTCAGATGCCTGCGCCAGTGACGATGAGAGTGAGCGTAAGCGTTACGACAGCGTGAATGTGGGTAAAATCATCGACAACAACGATATCAACAACAAAGTGGATTTGGTGCGTTTACGCCCTCGCCTGCAACTTTTGGTGGGAGAGCAATACGATAAATCCAAATATAGCGGCATTCCGTTGTTTAAGTTAAAAGCCATTAACGATGGTGACTTCACGCAAGAGCCTTTCACGCCGCCTATTTTGTCGGTAACGAAAACAGCGATCCCTCATAATGTGACTATTGGTAAACGTCTGGAAAAGCTGCTCACAGATATTCATAATAAAGCCAAAGGGTTACGTGACTTTTTTGTTGATAGAAGCAATGATTTCAACATCGTCAGTAACTTACAAAAACAGCGTATTCACCACATGATGGCACATTACCCCAATGTGGAAATGCTGTTAAATACAGAACAGGTTCACCCGTTTGAACTTTATAAAGCTTTGGTAAGCATGGTGGGACAAATTGCCTTGTTGCATTCGTCTAATATGCCCCCGTCAATTCCCGGTTATTACCATGATGATATTGATGCAACATTTAATACAGTAATCCAATTTATCTCCGAGATTATCAACGAAATTTCGCTTAATTTTACAGCAGTGCCATTTCAGGAAATTGAGAACAATAAATTTGAAGTCTTTGTTGATAAATTGCCCACAAAAGATGAGCCATTTAAGATTGTTTGCCAACACTCAAAAGGCTCTTCTCCTGAAATGTTGCAAAAATGGATGCAATCGGCTCAAATTAGCTCGGAAAGTTATTGGGGCGATCTTTTACTTTCACGTATATCGGGAGCTGAAAGGAAAATTGTTAAACAATTTAGTGATTTAAAAGTGACTCTGGGCGATAAAGAAGTATTCTTTGAAATCAGCAATACAGATAACTTAATAAAGGAAAATGATAAACTGATTATCGGCGGTACAGAGGACTCCTTAAAGGAGCACAAACCCGCGTTTATTAATTGGTATATCGCGAAATAA
- a CDS encoding DotU family type IV/VI secretion system protein yields MTLAPSAMYNNRVILHRFEESLAYWCELKQKLQEHAKSGTQLGDNKQTQITDVPLYTHSLLMEHFTHQENEVKSISSSAQFHLYKQAQYAIVALIDDQLLKNPPWKDDSWLNYLLENKLFYSRIAGQRLIGEIEKLVDVDATQKQITAQTKQLAYIYLSVLWQGFKGKLFNKEERLKELQSSLIQLTEYTPVNLNADRLLEQPYNFNSEEEEEEAENRRLAPISRWHRVVLFGIALYAIVSTGIWYGFTWDLKNTLENITHSDSKAVKKENSPAEQNKNKEVK; encoded by the coding sequence ATGACGTTAGCACCTTCGGCCATGTACAACAATAGAGTGATTCTTCACCGTTTTGAAGAATCGCTGGCCTATTGGTGCGAGCTAAAACAAAAACTGCAAGAACATGCAAAATCAGGTACGCAATTGGGTGACAATAAGCAAACCCAAATTACAGATGTCCCTTTATATACTCACTCATTATTGATGGAACATTTCACCCATCAGGAAAATGAAGTGAAAAGTATTTCATCCAGCGCTCAATTCCATCTATACAAGCAAGCTCAATACGCCATTGTGGCGTTAATTGATGATCAACTGCTGAAAAATCCGCCCTGGAAAGATGATTCATGGTTGAATTATTTATTGGAGAATAAACTGTTTTATAGCCGCATTGCCGGACAACGACTAATTGGTGAAATAGAAAAGCTGGTTGACGTTGATGCCACTCAAAAACAAATAACAGCCCAAACCAAACAGCTGGCTTATATATACCTGAGTGTGTTGTGGCAAGGCTTTAAAGGTAAATTATTCAACAAGGAAGAACGTCTGAAAGAACTACAGTCTTCTTTGATTCAATTAACCGAATACACACCTGTTAACCTCAACGCAGATCGCTTATTAGAACAGCCATATAACTTTAATAGCGAAGAAGAAGAGGAAGAAGCAGAGAACCGCCGTTTAGCACCGATATCCCGATGGCACAGAGTGGTATTATTTGGCATCGCTTTATATGCCATTGTTAGTACAGGCATATGGTACGGCTTTACCTGGGATCTTAAAAATACGCTTGAGAATATCACTCATTCCGACAGCAAAGCGGTGAAAAAAGAAAACAGCCCTGCTGAACAGAATAAAAACAAGGAGGTTAAATAA